The DNA segment CGAACAGATCAGCCGCTACGACGAGGCCGGGCCTGGCTGGTACTGGAACAACATCCACACCGGCGAGCACACCGGTACTCATCTCGACGCGCCGGTGCACTGGCTCAGCGGCAAGGACGGGCTCGACGTGTCGCGGATCCCGTTGAGCACTCTCGTCGCGCCCGCCGTCGTGCTCGACGTCTCGGAGCGGGTCGAGGGCAACCCCGACTTCCTGCTGGAGGTCGCCGACGTGCGGGCATGGGAAGCCGAGCACGGCCCGCTCCCCTCGGGCGGCTGGTTGCTGTTGCGGACCGGCTGGGACGAGCATTCCACCGACGAGGAACGGTTCCTCAACACCGACGACACCGGATCGCACACGCCGGGAGTGTCGGCCGAGTGCGCGCGGTGGCTCGCCGAGGAAACCCCGGTCGCCGGTCTGGGCGTCGAGACGGTCGGTACCGACGCTGGTTGCGCGCCCGCGCTGGAACCCGCTTTCCCTTGCCACCACTACTTTCTCGGCGCCGGGAAGTCCGGGCTGACGCAGTTGCGCAACCTCGCGACGCTACCGGCGACCGGTGCGGTGCTGGTGATCTCGCCGCTGCCCATCGTCGGCGGATCGGGCAGCCCGGCACGCGTGTACGCGCTGGTGGAGCGGTGAACGTAGCGCGGCTCGTCGGCACGACGCTCGCCGGGCTCGGTGCCGAAGCGGTCTTCGGCGTCGTCGGCA comes from the Prauserella marina genome and includes:
- a CDS encoding cyclase family protein, yielding MPLLTDLLEAIGDKRIEVVDLTAPLTENTPVLRLPEPFANTIGFSLEQISRYDEAGPGWYWNNIHTGEHTGTHLDAPVHWLSGKDGLDVSRIPLSTLVAPAVVLDVSERVEGNPDFLLEVADVRAWEAEHGPLPSGGWLLLRTGWDEHSTDEERFLNTDDTGSHTPGVSAECARWLAEETPVAGLGVETVGTDAGCAPALEPAFPCHHYFLGAGKSGLTQLRNLATLPATGAVLVISPLPIVGGSGSPARVYALVER